One window from the genome of Synechococcus sp. PROS-7-1 encodes:
- the pstC gene encoding phosphate ABC transporter permease subunit PstC: protein MTETKELYLLRRRPPSEKVVDVSFRYLAVTLASMVAVVLFAILVVVFWGSLESMGRYGWKFLVTSNWNPVDDEYGAFTAIYGTIVTSVLSLLIAVPLGVGTAVFITENIIPLRIRSVIGVMVELLAAIPSVVLGLWAIFVMEPFIRPFLNFLYSTLSWLPFFSSPPMGPGTAPAVLILVVMILPIITAISRDSLNQVPVKLRQAAYGVGTTRWGAILNVILPAAISGIVGGVMLALGRAMGETMAVTMIIGNSNNFSASLLAPGNTIAAMLANQFGEADGSQVSSLMYAAFVLMVLTLAVNVLAQWLVKRLSLKY from the coding sequence ATGACCGAGACCAAGGAGCTGTATCTCCTGAGGCGCCGTCCACCATCGGAAAAGGTGGTGGACGTGAGTTTCAGATATCTCGCAGTGACCCTGGCGTCGATGGTGGCTGTGGTGTTGTTCGCCATCCTCGTCGTCGTCTTCTGGGGGTCCCTCGAGTCGATGGGACGTTATGGCTGGAAATTTTTGGTCACGTCCAACTGGAATCCGGTCGATGACGAGTACGGGGCTTTCACAGCCATTTATGGAACGATCGTCACTTCTGTGCTGTCGTTGTTGATTGCCGTGCCACTCGGCGTTGGCACTGCTGTTTTCATCACTGAGAACATCATTCCATTGCGGATTCGCAGCGTGATTGGCGTGATGGTGGAGCTCTTGGCTGCCATCCCTTCGGTTGTACTTGGGCTTTGGGCCATTTTTGTGATGGAGCCCTTCATCAGGCCCTTCCTCAACTTTCTCTACAGCACGTTGTCGTGGCTTCCATTCTTCTCATCGCCACCCATGGGTCCTGGTACGGCCCCTGCAGTGTTGATTCTCGTGGTGATGATTCTTCCAATCATTACGGCCATTTCTAGAGATTCACTGAATCAGGTTCCCGTCAAACTGCGCCAAGCTGCCTATGGCGTTGGAACCACACGCTGGGGAGCCATCTTGAACGTGATCCTTCCAGCAGCCATTTCTGGAATCGTCGGCGGTGTGATGCTTGCACTAGGTCGAGCAATGGGTGAGACCATGGCTGTCACCATGATCATTGGAAATTCAAATAATTTCAGCGCCTCACTGCTGGCACCTGGAAACACGATCGCTGCCATGTTGGCCAATCAGTTTGGTGAAGCGGATGGCAGCCAGGTTTCATCCCTGATGTACGCCGCGTTTGTGTTGATGGTCCTCACTCTTGCAGTGAATGTCCTCGCACAATGGCTGGTCAAGCGTCTGAGTCTTAAGTACTGA